A DNA window from Patescibacteria group bacterium contains the following coding sequences:
- the hisS gene encoding histidine--tRNA ligase, whose product MSKLNFQTPRGTKDILPDEQPYWQTIRAVTEKTLSGLGFGRLDLPHFENSEIYKKGIGEQTDIVQKEMFTLESRNDDEAIKLCLRPEGTAGAVRSYIQNGMSSWPQPVRLYYLGAMFRHERPQKGRFREFYQGGVEIFGDESAESDYLAIMSAWEILTRLGLKNLVVNTNSIGCPKCRPKYLAKLKKYYKEHLDKSCPDCQNRYESNPLRLLDCKSESCQEIAKGAPIMLDTLCPECKKHFQHTLELLDYFDIKYDLAPTLVRGLDYYTNTVFEIVSQDDKARQGTIVGGGRYNGLAELLGGAKTPAVGYSFGIERIIALMKEQGIKPAKTRGVEVCILQLGEKAKEVSKKIYDELSNNDINVYFVPSNDGLRQQMRSASKLGAKYAIMIGQQEAVKDEIILRDLEGSSQEVYQAKDLVEAVKDRLIKCECKK is encoded by the coding sequence ATGTCAAAGTTAAATTTTCAGACCCCACGAGGGACCAAAGATATACTTCCAGACGAACAGCCATACTGGCAGACTATCCGAGCTGTCACTGAGAAAACTCTTTCCGGACTAGGCTTTGGCCGTCTCGATCTCCCTCATTTCGAGAATTCTGAAATCTACAAGAAGGGCATCGGCGAGCAAACAGATATCGTCCAGAAGGAGATGTTTACACTCGAATCCCGAAATGATGATGAGGCGATCAAGCTCTGTCTTCGCCCAGAAGGTACTGCTGGCGCCGTCAGGTCATATATCCAAAACGGCATGAGCAGCTGGCCACAGCCAGTGCGGCTCTATTATCTTGGTGCAATGTTTCGTCACGAAAGACCTCAAAAGGGTCGATTCCGCGAGTTTTATCAGGGCGGAGTCGAAATATTTGGTGATGAAAGCGCTGAATCCGATTACCTAGCTATCATGTCCGCTTGGGAAATTCTAACTCGGCTAGGACTCAAAAATCTGGTGGTAAATACCAATTCAATCGGTTGCCCCAAATGCCGACCAAAATATCTAGCCAAACTGAAGAAATACTACAAAGAGCACTTAGACAAATCCTGCCCAGATTGCCAAAATCGATATGAGTCTAATCCGCTTAGACTTCTGGACTGCAAGTCAGAAAGTTGCCAGGAGATTGCCAAAGGCGCACCAATCATGCTCGACACTCTCTGCCCAGAGTGCAAGAAACATTTCCAACACACGCTAGAGCTTCTGGACTATTTCGATATCAAATATGATCTAGCTCCTACACTTGTCCGCGGTCTTGATTACTATACCAACACCGTTTTCGAGATCGTTTCGCAGGACGACAAGGCCAGACAGGGTACAATCGTCGGCGGCGGTCGCTACAATGGCTTGGCCGAACTTCTAGGCGGCGCCAAGACTCCAGCTGTTGGCTATTCCTTCGGTATCGAGCGAATTATTGCACTCATGAAGGAGCAGGGGATTAAGCCTGCCAAAACCCGAGGCGTCGAGGTCTGCATCCTCCAGCTTGGTGAGAAGGCCAAAGAAGTTTCGAAGAAGATTTATGACGAACTATCCAACAATGATATCAACGTATATTTTGTCCCATCAAATGATGGCTTGCGTCAGCAGATGAGATCAGCCAGCAAACTCGGCGCCAAATACGCTATTATGATCGGCCAGCAGGAAGCAGTCAAAGACGAAATCATTCTTCGTGACCTCGAGGGTTCTTCCCAGGAAGTCTATCAGGCTAAAGATTTGGTTGAAGCAGTCAAAGACCGCTTGATCAAATGCGAATGCAAAAAATAG
- a CDS encoding RelA/SpoT family protein — translation MSQALPKSFGPFLGSFKVSEINDLTHAYNFAKTKHIDQKRLSGIPYIEHPKRVALALLRDGYNVSLAIAGLLHDVIEDTTGTEEEIRGLFGDTVCNIVLGVTKVSKVKLNDKSKIFDDDERFLEQADNYRKIIFALTTNPGAIIVKLYDRLDNIKTVKHLKPEKQKFYARETIEIFAPIAERLGMGKIKTLLEDTAFPYAYPKEYSKFMEEAASIYQNPEKAITKLIPEVKRNLEKEGIRLISISGRTKGQYSLYKKIERRGSLKTVYDIVAMRLIVKTVGECYQALGLVHSLYEPVPNQINDYIAKPKSNGYQSIHTTVKSRSNNVFEVQIRTPEMHELAEYGPLTSHWGYKESAHGSSSKAIQLGWAKELVKLKEINDNGAFLTELKDQLFADQIFVFTPKGDIVRLPKGAVAIDFAYRIHSDLGNHLSGARVNGRLISINTPLQTGDTLELLVNKNNLPKREWLRLAVTSQAKQHIRAFLRKKEEQSLLSRGIRRLQDIYRKFGLKKEVSENDRLKDERLPYKSIKQALIAVGENGLKAVRLAKAINPELVTTEQKKKKIFAPTTAEPKNLVGIRYEYANCCKPKPTDKLVGYIGREHVLKVHRQGCKRLTGVDPKRLIEI, via the coding sequence ATGTCACAAGCTCTACCAAAATCATTCGGTCCCTTCTTGGGTTCGTTTAAGGTATCCGAGATAAATGACCTAACTCATGCCTATAATTTTGCCAAGACCAAGCACATTGACCAAAAACGTCTCTCTGGCATCCCATATATCGAGCACCCCAAAAGAGTCGCTCTAGCTTTACTTCGAGACGGCTACAATGTCTCTCTGGCTATTGCCGGCCTTCTGCATGATGTTATTGAGGACACTACCGGTACCGAGGAAGAAATCCGCGGGCTTTTTGGCGATACCGTCTGCAATATCGTCCTGGGTGTGACCAAGGTCTCGAAGGTCAAACTCAACGACAAATCAAAGATCTTTGACGATGACGAGAGGTTTTTGGAGCAGGCTGACAATTATCGCAAGATTATCTTCGCTCTAACCACCAATCCAGGCGCTATTATCGTCAAGCTCTACGATCGTCTCGACAATATCAAGACGGTCAAGCATCTGAAGCCAGAGAAGCAAAAATTCTACGCCAGAGAGACGATTGAGATCTTCGCTCCAATTGCCGAGAGACTTGGTATGGGCAAGATCAAGACGCTCCTTGAGGACACTGCATTTCCTTATGCTTACCCGAAGGAATATTCCAAATTTATGGAAGAAGCGGCCTCAATCTATCAAAACCCAGAGAAAGCCATCACCAAATTGATCCCAGAGGTTAAGCGCAACTTGGAAAAAGAGGGGATACGGCTAATCAGCATTTCTGGTCGGACCAAGGGACAGTACAGTTTGTACAAAAAGATTGAGCGCAGAGGCAGCTTGAAGACAGTCTATGATATCGTGGCGATGCGTCTAATCGTGAAGACTGTTGGCGAATGCTACCAGGCTCTCGGCCTTGTCCATTCGCTCTACGAACCAGTCCCAAATCAGATCAATGATTATATTGCCAAGCCCAAGAGCAACGGTTATCAATCGATTCATACTACCGTCAAATCCCGCAGCAATAATGTCTTCGAAGTCCAGATTAGAACTCCCGAGATGCACGAATTGGCCGAGTATGGCCCGCTAACATCACACTGGGGCTACAAAGAGTCAGCCCACGGCAGCTCCTCCAAGGCGATTCAGCTCGGCTGGGCCAAGGAACTGGTCAAACTCAAAGAAATCAACGACAACGGCGCCTTCCTGACTGAGCTCAAAGACCAATTGTTTGCTGATCAGATATTCGTCTTCACCCCAAAAGGGGATATTGTCAGGCTTCCCAAGGGGGCAGTCGCAATTGATTTTGCTTATCGAATTCATTCAGATTTAGGAAACCACTTATCGGGCGCTAGAGTGAACGGCCGACTAATTTCGATCAATACTCCTCTTCAGACTGGCGATACACTAGAGCTTCTGGTCAACAAGAACAATTTGCCCAAACGCGAATGGCTCCGCCTCGCCGTCACTTCGCAGGCCAAGCAACATATCCGGGCGTTCTTGCGCAAGAAAGAAGAGCAAAGTTTGCTCTCGCGAGGAATCCGCAGGCTTCAGGATATTTACAGGAAATTTGGACTGAAGAAGGAAGTCTCCGAAAACGATCGACTCAAAGACGAGAGATTGCCCTACAAATCTATCAAACAAGCCCTGATCGCCGTTGGCGAAAATGGACTCAAAGCCGTCCGTCTGGCCAAAGCGATCAATCCTGAGCTAGTCACAACAGAACAAAAAAAGAAGAAAATATTCGCTCCCACGACGGCAGAGCCCAAAAATCTCGTTGGGATCAGGTACGAATATGCTAATTGCTGCAAGCCCAAGCCGACTGATAAGCTTGTCGGCTATATCGGAAGAGAGCATGTGCTCAAGGTTCACCGACAGGGTTGCAAACGTCTTACCGGCGTTGACCCCAAAAGGCTGATTGAGATCTAA
- a CDS encoding ATP-dependent Clp protease ATP-binding subunit — protein sequence MNNEIFKKFTPNLKKTILESERIAKARNSALSTEHQLLSLLLSKDSLAYEILSSFDVTADKIDLIASLIDHNKGALYVITEDAKKSIQLAVQYAAKYNHATIGSEHLLLSLISNKNFNSYLIIERIGVDPKKIKRQIETIFKGITKSFNQDDLPMTQIPVENMMGDGLDDGFINSGPMPFMQTGTAQAKKENALDQYSNNLTKLAKEGKLDPVIGRDKEIARIVQILSRRTKNNPILVGEPGVGKTAIVEGLAQRIVKHQVPRKLDNCQIMSLDLGSILAGTMYRGQFESRIKKILAEIEKRGNIILFVDEIHMMVGAGSTEGSIDAANLLKPMLAKGQLRLVGSTTFDEYKKHIEKDPAFERRFQPIHVLPPTVEETIQILNGLKSHYEAYHHVAYTESAIEAAARLSHRYIHDRSLPDKAIDLIDEAGASVANKNTESGKIIQLRKLLAVALKKKEKAISEENFEGAALHKEEEAKLLLEIEKANKQTEAKDSAVVDEEQIARLVSDWTGVPVVAMTKKEKKTYLNLSKTLAKFVVGQDEAITEISQSIKRSRVGISSPHRPIGSFIFLGPTGVGKTELAKVLAREVFGSSDNLFKIDMSEFMEKHNVARLIGAPAGYIGYEEGGKLTEKVRKNPYLVILFDEIEKAHPEVFNILLQIMEDGVLTDAKGRKIDFKNTIIIMTSNLGTDVLRQGSAIGFTKNDSDSQYSHLKSSILDTVEKTFRPEFINRLDKVIIFYPLKEKSLRTIVDLQAEELIERLKSGGYTLEIPNDVRDFIATKSHNPQYGARPIRKFIAEHIENMITDAILAEKYQSGDSIICQLKDDLIVLA from the coding sequence ATGAACAACGAGATATTCAAAAAATTTACACCAAATCTCAAGAAAACGATTTTGGAGTCGGAGAGAATCGCCAAGGCTCGTAATTCTGCTTTGAGCACCGAGCATCAATTGCTCTCGCTGCTTTTGAGCAAGGATTCTCTGGCCTATGAAATCTTGTCCTCTTTTGACGTGACCGCCGACAAAATTGATTTGATTGCCTCGTTGATCGATCACAACAAAGGCGCTCTATATGTCATCACTGAAGACGCCAAGAAGTCGATTCAATTGGCCGTCCAATATGCCGCCAAATACAATCACGCCACGATCGGATCGGAACACCTTCTCTTGTCTCTCATTTCAAACAAGAATTTCAACTCTTACCTCATTATCGAGCGAATCGGCGTTGATCCCAAGAAGATAAAACGTCAGATAGAGACGATTTTCAAGGGCATCACCAAATCATTCAATCAGGATGACCTGCCGATGACCCAGATCCCAGTCGAAAACATGATGGGGGATGGCTTGGACGACGGATTCATCAATTCTGGCCCGATGCCTTTCATGCAGACAGGGACTGCCCAAGCCAAGAAGGAAAATGCTCTCGACCAATATTCCAACAATTTGACCAAATTGGCCAAGGAAGGCAAGCTTGATCCAGTCATTGGTCGCGACAAAGAGATCGCACGGATTGTACAGATATTGTCTCGTCGCACCAAAAATAACCCTATCCTAGTAGGCGAACCCGGAGTGGGCAAAACTGCCATTGTTGAGGGCTTAGCTCAACGAATCGTCAAACACCAAGTCCCTCGCAAACTAGATAATTGTCAGATCATGTCGTTGGACCTTGGCTCAATATTGGCTGGCACGATGTATCGCGGCCAATTTGAGAGTCGAATCAAGAAGATCCTTGCCGAGATTGAGAAGCGTGGCAATATAATTCTTTTTGTCGATGAAATTCATATGATGGTCGGGGCTGGCTCGACTGAGGGATCGATTGACGCCGCCAATCTGCTCAAGCCAATGTTGGCCAAAGGGCAACTCCGCCTGGTCGGCTCGACAACTTTTGACGAATACAAAAAACATATTGAGAAGGATCCCGCCTTTGAGCGCAGATTCCAACCAATCCACGTCTTGCCGCCAACGGTAGAGGAAACAATTCAGATCCTAAACGGTCTCAAATCTCATTACGAAGCCTATCACCATGTCGCTTATACGGAGAGCGCCATCGAGGCGGCCGCACGGCTTTCTCACCGCTATATTCACGATCGCTCATTACCAGACAAGGCGATTGACCTGATCGACGAAGCAGGGGCGTCCGTAGCCAACAAAAATACAGAGAGTGGCAAGATTATCCAGCTTCGGAAACTTTTGGCTGTGGCTCTGAAAAAGAAAGAAAAAGCTATCTCTGAGGAGAATTTTGAAGGTGCCGCTCTACACAAAGAGGAAGAAGCAAAGCTTCTCTTGGAAATCGAGAAAGCAAACAAGCAAACTGAGGCCAAGGATTCTGCTGTGGTAGACGAGGAACAGATTGCTAGATTAGTCTCGGATTGGACAGGCGTCCCAGTGGTGGCAATGACCAAAAAAGAGAAGAAAACATACCTAAATCTATCCAAAACGCTAGCCAAATTTGTCGTCGGCCAAGATGAAGCAATTACTGAAATTTCGCAGTCAATCAAGAGATCTCGTGTCGGGATTAGCAGCCCTCACCGACCAATTGGTTCATTCATTTTCTTGGGCCCGACTGGAGTAGGCAAGACTGAGCTGGCCAAGGTACTGGCACGAGAAGTATTTGGTAGTAGCGACAACCTTTTCAAGATCGACATGTCCGAATTCATGGAGAAGCACAATGTGGCCAGACTTATTGGCGCCCCAGCTGGCTATATCGGCTACGAAGAGGGCGGCAAACTGACTGAAAAGGTGCGCAAGAATCCATATTTAGTCATCTTGTTCGACGAAATTGAGAAAGCCCACCCCGAAGTATTCAATATCCTCCTCCAGATTATGGAAGATGGCGTACTGACAGACGCCAAAGGGCGCAAAATCGACTTCAAAAACACGATTATCATCATGACGTCAAATCTAGGGACTGATGTCTTGAGACAAGGTAGCGCGATTGGATTTACCAAAAACGATAGCGACTCACAATATTCTCATCTCAAGTCCAGCATCCTAGACACAGTCGAGAAGACGTTTCGGCCGGAATTTATCAATCGTCTCGACAAAGTTATCATCTTCTATCCGCTCAAGGAAAAAAGCTTGCGCACAATCGTAGATTTGCAAGCAGAGGAGCTGATAGAGAGATTGAAATCTGGCGGATATACGCTAGAGATTCCAAACGATGTCCGCGACTTCATCGCTACCAAGAGCCATAATCCACAATATGGCGCCAGACCGATTCGGAAATTTATCGCTGAACATATCGAAAATATGATCACAGACGCCATTCTGGCCGAAAAATATCAGTCAGGTGATTCAATTATTTGCCAGCTCAAAGATGACCTAATCGTGCTGGCCTAA
- the nusA gene encoding transcription termination factor NusA, with translation MKKINPFMAAIEDLCEEKGLDIDIVIETVEAALAAAYRKDYGKPKQIIRGKLHPETGKASMFRVYDVIEDPEEIKEHEHELTLEEAKEIDPKAEYGKEVIVPLPDHEDFGRIAAQTAKQVIIQRIREAERDLLFNEFKDKENKVVNATVSQVDGRNIIVTLNKANGILYPSDQIQGERYYIGQRIKVYVKEVSQSVKGPQIIVSRSDENLIKGLFEVEVPEIPAGTVEIKSLAREAGSRTKIAVIATEEKIDPVGACVGQRGTRVQAVLDEIGLEKIDIVLWDDDIEQFISNALSPAKTRHITLSSKDSKATVYVDKDNLSLAIGKNGQNVRLASKLTGWGIDIKFNEELGEEAEGDVAEAAPVVEKKKTPKGGSAGAKPAKKKSPKAKKIVDEE, from the coding sequence ATGAAGAAAATTAACCCATTTATGGCCGCTATCGAAGATTTGTGTGAGGAAAAGGGCTTGGACATCGACATTGTAATCGAAACAGTCGAAGCCGCACTCGCCGCCGCTTATCGTAAGGATTACGGTAAGCCAAAGCAGATTATCCGAGGCAAATTGCACCCAGAGACTGGCAAAGCCTCAATGTTTCGCGTCTATGACGTGATTGAGGATCCAGAAGAGATTAAAGAACACGAACACGAGCTTACTCTCGAAGAAGCCAAGGAGATCGATCCCAAGGCTGAATACGGCAAAGAGGTGATCGTACCATTGCCAGATCATGAGGATTTTGGTCGCATCGCCGCTCAAACTGCCAAGCAGGTTATTATCCAAAGAATCCGTGAAGCAGAGCGTGATCTTCTTTTCAACGAATTCAAGGACAAGGAGAACAAGGTCGTCAATGCAACTGTTTCTCAGGTTGACGGACGCAATATTATCGTCACTCTCAACAAAGCCAACGGCATCCTATATCCATCTGATCAGATTCAGGGCGAGCGATATTACATCGGTCAGAGAATCAAGGTCTACGTCAAGGAAGTTTCTCAGTCAGTCAAAGGACCTCAGATTATCGTCTCTCGTAGCGATGAAAATTTGATCAAAGGCCTCTTCGAAGTTGAGGTTCCAGAGATTCCTGCCGGTACTGTCGAGATCAAAAGCCTCGCACGTGAGGCCGGCTCTCGTACCAAGATTGCTGTTATCGCCACCGAAGAAAAGATTGATCCAGTCGGAGCTTGTGTCGGACAACGCGGAACTCGCGTCCAAGCAGTTCTAGACGAAATCGGACTAGAAAAAATTGATATTGTGCTCTGGGACGACGATATTGAGCAGTTTATCAGCAACGCCCTTTCTCCTGCCAAGACTCGCCACATTACACTCTCATCAAAAGATAGCAAAGCAACTGTATATGTAGACAAAGATAATCTCTCTCTCGCGATCGGTAAGAACGGCCAAAACGTTCGCCTTGCTTCCAAGTTGACCGGTTGGGGCATTGACATCAAATTCAACGAAGAACTTGGCGAAGAGGCCGAAGGTGACGTCGCAGAAGCGGCACCAGTAGTGGAAAAGAAAAAGACCCCCAAAGGGGGCTCTGCTGGCGCTAAGCCTGCAAAGAAGAAATCCCCCAAAGCCAAGAAGATTGTCGACGAAGAGTAA
- a CDS encoding S49 family peptidase, which translates to MANWNDILDEINSEGSTYDIVRRRYLKKLSDITGRNTIAYYSGWLQKPNAPEIQINDNDKNGFMTAVNGLNRDKGLDLILHTPGGETAATESIIDYLSKTFKDIRTIVPQLAMSGGTMIAFMGSEILMGRQSSLGPIDPQLGGLPAHGILEEFSQAFQEMAADQKKAFVWQPILNKYNPTLVGECQKSIAWSEKIAEDCLKKRMLKGKRNINERIKKIKKEFVDHSINLSHARHLPAEKCREIGLNIKMIEDDQIIQDAILTVHHSFIHTLTATPAVKIIENQNGTAYIQTIQTILIPGR; encoded by the coding sequence ATGGCTAACTGGAATGACATTCTGGATGAAATAAATAGCGAGGGTAGCACTTATGATATCGTAAGACGCAGGTACTTAAAGAAATTAAGCGATATCACAGGAAGAAATACGATAGCATATTATAGCGGCTGGCTACAAAAGCCGAACGCACCAGAGATACAGATAAATGATAATGATAAAAACGGGTTTATGACTGCTGTTAATGGGCTCAATCGGGACAAGGGACTTGATCTGATTTTGCACACACCTGGAGGTGAAACAGCAGCAACAGAGTCAATAATTGATTACTTATCAAAAACCTTTAAGGACATTAGAACAATTGTCCCACAGCTTGCAATGTCTGGTGGAACAATGATTGCATTCATGGGTAGCGAAATTTTAATGGGTAGACAATCGAGTCTTGGTCCGATAGACCCTCAATTAGGTGGATTGCCAGCGCATGGAATTCTTGAGGAATTTTCGCAAGCCTTTCAGGAGATGGCTGCAGACCAGAAGAAGGCCTTCGTCTGGCAGCCTATTCTGAATAAATATAACCCAACTTTAGTCGGAGAATGTCAAAAATCAATCGCTTGGTCCGAGAAAATTGCTGAAGATTGCCTTAAGAAAAGAATGCTAAAAGGCAAGAGAAATATCAATGAAAGAATCAAGAAGATTAAAAAAGAATTTGTAGATCACTCAATAAACCTCTCACATGCAAGGCATCTACCAGCCGAAAAATGCAGAGAAATTGGTCTAAATATAAAAATGATAGAGGATGATCAAATTATTCAAGATGCAATATTGACCGTACATCATTCCTTTATACATACCTTAACGGCAACTCCTGCAGTAAAGATTATTGAAAATCAAAATGGTACTGCTTATATCCAAACCATACAAACAATCCTAATTCCTGGACGATAA
- a CDS encoding HNH endonuclease has product MKPKKISQEQVIKKYFIAHPNISVEHKDCVPWMMKEYRDKTGQVFADPDRGIRKLHQEGFLVKENKGVYKYDPNMVETRHLEDFTPAQKKEIFKKDGYKCVMCGKGEAEGVQLYADHIKPKDLGGEAKISNGQTLCGQHNWLKKNLKQTETGKKMYIHLYELAKDEKNEEVLKFCTEILEVYEKNDMNGHIVWKK; this is encoded by the coding sequence ATGAAGCCAAAAAAAATAAGCCAAGAGCAGGTAATTAAAAAGTACTTTATTGCTCATCCTAATATTAGTGTAGAACACAAGGATTGTGTTCCATGGATGATGAAGGAATACAGGGACAAAACAGGCCAGGTCTTTGCTGATCCCGACAGGGGGATAAGGAAATTACATCAAGAAGGCTTTCTTGTTAAAGAGAACAAGGGTGTCTACAAATATGATCCCAACATGGTCGAGACTCGACATCTAGAAGATTTTACTCCTGCCCAAAAAAAGGAAATATTCAAAAAAGATGGCTACAAATGTGTAATGTGCGGTAAAGGTGAGGCTGAGGGTGTTCAATTGTATGCTGACCACATTAAGCCCAAGGATCTTGGCGGAGAGGCTAAGATCTCTAACGGACAAACTCTCTGCGGTCAGCATAACTGGCTGAAGAAAAACCTAAAGCAGACGGAGACTGGCAAAAAAATGTATATCCATCTCTATGAACTTGCGAAAGACGAGAAGAACGAAGAAGTACTAAAATTTTGTACAGAGATATTGGAAGTATATGAAAAAAATGACATGAACGGCCATATTGTGTGGAAAAAATAA
- the dcm gene encoding DNA (cytosine-5-)-methyltransferase — MYNKITKQSLFTSEKEKLRKKPTDFKFIDLFAGIGGTRIAFERVGGECVFSSEWDSSCQKTYEANFGEIPHGDIAKIDEKKIPDFDILVAGFPCQPFSSIGKRQGFKHKTQGTLFYDIARIIGAKKPSAFLLENVKGLTTHNDGDTLRTIISVLEDDLGYKTFYEILDASNFGVPQKRQRIYIVGFKKELLSKDDKYIHPTGTNNKVFINQFLEKNADGYSISKHLQENYLFKLDDGRPKLVNEKSDIHVKTLVASYHKIQRLTGTFVEDGPTGIRLFTQNECKAIMGFPEDFVVPVSRTQMYRQFGNSVAVPAVQAVAESIKQFLIKNNVLKGKNEAKKNKPRAGN; from the coding sequence ATGTACAACAAGATCACTAAGCAAAGTTTATTTACATCGGAGAAAGAAAAGTTGAGAAAAAAGCCAACAGATTTTAAATTTATCGATTTATTCGCAGGAATTGGCGGAACTCGTATCGCTTTTGAACGTGTCGGCGGCGAATGCGTTTTCAGCTCGGAATGGGATTCGTCATGCCAGAAGACATACGAGGCAAATTTTGGTGAAATTCCTCACGGAGACATCGCGAAGATTGATGAGAAAAAAATCCCTGATTTTGACATACTTGTCGCAGGTTTCCCTTGCCAGCCGTTTAGCTCTATCGGCAAGCGACAGGGATTTAAACACAAAACGCAAGGTACGCTTTTTTATGATATCGCTAGAATAATTGGTGCGAAGAAACCATCCGCATTTCTCTTGGAGAATGTTAAGGGCCTGACAACTCATAACGACGGCGATACCCTCAGAACAATTATTTCTGTGCTTGAGGATGATCTTGGATATAAAACATTTTACGAAATACTTGATGCCTCTAACTTCGGAGTTCCCCAGAAAAGACAAAGAATCTACATAGTTGGCTTCAAGAAGGAGCTATTATCTAAAGACGATAAATACATTCATCCCACAGGCACAAACAACAAGGTCTTCATCAACCAATTCCTTGAAAAAAATGCCGACGGCTATTCAATATCAAAGCATTTACAGGAAAACTATTTGTTTAAGCTTGATGACGGTCGCCCGAAGCTAGTTAACGAGAAATCCGATATCCATGTGAAGACGCTTGTCGCATCCTATCACAAAATTCAACGCCTTACGGGAACTTTTGTAGAGGACGGTCCGACTGGCATTAGGTTATTTACACAGAATGAATGTAAGGCCATTATGGGTTTTCCTGAAGATTTTGTTGTTCCTGTTTCAAGAACACAGATGTATCGACAGTTCGGTAATTCGGTAGCCGTTCCCGCTGTCCAGGCGGTGGCGGAGAGCATTAAACAATTTTTAATTAAGAATAACGTTTTGAAGGGAAAGAATGAAGCCAAAAAAAATAAGCCAAGAGCAGGTAATTAA
- the radC gene encoding DNA repair protein RadC: MKIKDTPKVDRPQEKLVKYGTKKLSDAELLAIILRTGTKECNVLDLSKKILRKYREKLSSLEIDELKKIKGLGETKACQLIAVVELARRLIHDNAKPLLISPEVVFESVKEIRESKKEHLLAIYLDVRNREISREIISIGTLTANLVHPREIFEPAIRQLAAGIIIVHNHPSGDTQPSDEDREATKQLRKAGNILGIEVVDHIIVSEHNYSCIGN; encoded by the coding sequence ATGAAAATAAAAGATACTCCAAAAGTAGATCGGCCACAGGAAAAATTGGTCAAATACGGCACGAAAAAATTGTCTGATGCCGAGCTTTTGGCCATTATTTTGCGGACTGGGACGAAAGAATGCAATGTTCTCGATTTATCCAAAAAAATCCTTCGTAAATATCGTGAAAAATTGTCATCCCTTGAGATCGATGAGTTAAAGAAAATAAAGGGGCTTGGCGAAACGAAGGCCTGCCAACTAATCGCGGTGGTTGAGCTGGCTAGGCGACTTATTCATGACAATGCCAAGCCGCTATTAATTTCGCCAGAAGTGGTTTTCGAATCAGTCAAGGAGATTAGAGAAAGCAAGAAAGAGCATCTCTTGGCAATATATCTAGATGTCAGAAACAGGGAGATTTCACGCGAAATTATTTCTATCGGAACGTTGACCGCCAACTTGGTCCATCCACGCGAAATATTCGAACCAGCTATTCGACAATTAGCAGCCGGAATAATAATTGTCCATAATCACCCATCAGGCGATACACAGCCGTCCGATGAGGATCGAGAAGCTACCAAGCAATTACGGAAAGCGGGTAATATTTTAGGAATCGAAGTTGTCGATCATATTATTGTTTCGGAACACAATTACTCCTGCATCGGCAACTGA